AGGATATTGAATGTAAAAACCACTCATTCAGCCAGCGAAATAGAACAACTCATCAAAAAGGCCGGGTACTCTGCCGAAGAACTAGCCTGATTCTTATATCTTTGAACATCCCTTTCTGAAAATTCAGAGCCAAAAAAATTCAGCGGACTCCGCTGAAAGCAAGCATGAAAAACAAATTGCACCGATCGATCACCGCCTTAATGGCATTTCTGATACTGTTTAGCAGTACCGGATTTGCATTGGTGGAGCATCAATGTATGATGCGGGGGAAATCGGTGCAGTTACTGGCCGCCAAGAAAACTGATGCTGACAAGAACTCCGGTTCGTGCTGTTCGAAGAAAAAAGAGGTTAAGGAAAGCAAAGGCACTTATTTCAAAAAGACAGCCTGCTGCAAAGAGAACCATACTTTTGAAAAGCTAAATGTAGCAACTGGCAGTCCCCAGTCTTCGGGCAAGATCATCAAAGCGTGGCCGGCAGATATTGTTTGGTTTACTACTTCCTATTCATTTATCCGGGCAGAATGGACCCTTCCAGAGCTCCCCTATCTTACTGACATATCCTTTTCTTCCCGGTTGTACGGGACAGGTATGCGGTTATTTATTCAGTCATTTCTAATTTGATACCATTGATAGTGAATTAGTTAACGCAAATCCCTTTAATGATTTGCTGCTTAATTTATTTGTCAATTGAATCAATTTGAAATGAAAACCTATTTGGCAGCATTACTCTGTCTGCTCACTATTTCCGCCTCGGCCCAGCGTATTACCGGCTCCGTGAACGAGCAGGTACCCAATTCCACCCGGCTGAGCCCGATTTCCGGCGCAAACGTATATTGGGCCGGCACTACTCAGGCCGCCTCAACGGACACATCGGGACGCTTCATTATTCCGAGATCCGCACAGTCCAATCTTTTAGTAGTCACTTTTGTGGGCTTCAAAAATGATACGATTAAAGTAACCGGAGAAAGCGAATTGCAGGTTGTTTTACAAAATGACCAGACGCTAGACGAAGTTACAGTACGTAGCGGCGCGGGCAGCATCGACAGACTTTCCCCGCATCAAACCGAAATCATTACTACCCGTGCACTTGCGAAAGCGGCGTGTTGTAACCTTTCCGAAAGTTTTGAAACCAATGCATCCATTTCCGTTTCTTACAGCGATGCAGTGACAGGCTCTAAGCAAATTCAAATGCTTGGATTGAGTGGTACCTATATTCAAACCAGTGTAGAAAACATTCCTTCGCTGCGGGGGCTCGCCTCTACTTTCGGGCTCAATTTCATTCCCGGAACGTGGGTTCAGTCCATTGATATCGGTAAAGGCGCAGGTTCTGTGGTAAACGGATATGAGTCGATGACGGGGCAGATCAATGTGGAGCTGCAAAAACCCGATACCGAGGAAAAGCTCTACCTGAATACCTACGTCAATAATTTTGGCCGGGCAGAGCTAAACCTGAACCTCGCGCACCAGATCAACAAAAAATGGAGTACCAGCCTCCTGACCCATGGCAGTACGCTGAAAAACAGGATCGACAAGAACGGCGACAATTTTCTGGACCTGCCGCTTTACAGCCAGATCAATGCGATCAACCGCTGGAAATATCAGGACGAAAAATGGATGGCGCAGTTTGGCGTGAAAGCGCTGGCAGAAGATAGAATGGGTGGCCAGCAGGATTTCAAACGCGAAATGCGGGGAAGTACAGATGTTTATGGTTTCGGTGCAAAAATCAACCGTTATGAGTTTTTCTCAAAGATTGCACGACTATTTCCCGAGCAGCCTTACAAAGGGCTGGGCCTGATCGTAAATGCTTCCGTTCACGATTCAAAGTCCTATTTTGGAGTAAATAATTATGATGGAAAGCAAAAAACGATTTACGCAAACCTGATCTATCAATCCATTATCGGCAATACCAATCACGCTTACAAAACAGGATTGAGCTATTTGCTTGACAATTATGATGAACGTTATCGCAATCTTTCCCTGGTAAGGAACGAGTCGGTGCCGGGTGCGTTTTTCGAATACACTTACAATAATCTTGACAAGTTTGTGCTTGTCGCTGGCGGCCGGGTTGACTTCCATAATCTTTACGGAACGCAATGGACGCCGCGCCTGCATTTGAAATATAGTCTGACCGATCAGACTACCCTGCGCGCGTCGGTCGGCACAGGTTTCCGGGTTTCCAATCCGCTGGCTGAATATTACGGCAATCTGGTCAGCTCGCGGGAAGTGTTTTTCAGAGAACCAATCAGGCCGGAAAAAAGCTGGAATTACGGTGCAAGTTTAACGCAGGATTTCACAATAGGCGATATGAAGGGAAATCTGATCGTGGATTACTATCGGACCAATTTTGAAAATCAGCTGGTAGCCGACCTTGAAGACCCGCGATTCATTCGCTTCTACAACCTCGAAGGAAAAGCATTTGCCAATAGTTTTCAGTCGGAAGTGAATCTGACGCCGATTAAGCGCTTCGAGCTGAAACTTGCGTATCGTTTGTTTGACGTGAAGCAATCGATCCGGAATCTGTACGACCAGAATGTGCTGCTTCCAAGGATGATGGTCAGCCGCGACCGGGTTTTGTTCAACGCCGGTTATGCATTGCCGTACGATAAATGGAAGTTTGATTTTACGGTTCAATGGAATGGTAAAAAGCGCATTCCTTACATGGGCAGCGTTCCCGACCATCATGTGCCAGATAACCTGAATTCGACTATTGCTCCTTCATTCTACAATCTGAATGCACAGATCACCCGGACTTTTCCTAAATGGGATGTATACCTGGGCGGCGAAAATCTGGCGAATTTCCGTCAAAAAAACCCAATCATAGGCGCAGACCAACCCTTTGGCGAGCATTTTGACGCGGGAATGGCCTGGGGTCCGGTAGTAGGGCGAATGATTTACGCCGGGTTGCGTTATAAGATTATCCGGTAACAGGGAGGGAAGGGAGATTTTAAATACACTTTTTTATGAAGTTATATATTAAAAATATGGTTTGCGACCGCTGTAAGCGGGTCGTTCGGGAAGAATTGACTGGGCTGGGGCTTGAACTTTTGTCAGTCGGACTGGGTGAGGTGGAGACCGTCGGGGAAATAGAGGCGCAAAAACTGACGGAAGTCAGGGCTGTGCTGGAAAGCAATGGTTTTGAACTGCTCGACGATCGCAGACTTGCACTGGTAGAGCATATGAAAACATTGATCATTGAGGAAATCCAAAACCTGAAAGGTCAGAAACCTTCACAAATGAATTTTTCAGATTTTTTATCCGAGAAAATGGGCTACGAATATTCCTACCTCAGCACCCTGTTCTCTTCCGAAACCGGGCAGACCATTGAGCAATACATTATCGCCCAAAAAGTGGAAAAGCTGAAAGAATGGCTTTCATATAATGAACTCACTTTGAGCGAAATGGCCTGGCGACTTTCTTATAGCAGCACCGCGCATTTAAGTAATCAGTTTAAAAAAGTAACCGGCATGACGCCGGGGGAATTTAAGAAAAGTGCGATGACCAGAAAGACGCTAGACGCGATTGGAAACTGATATTTACCTGAATTATGGTGCAAGTATTAATAGATCAAACCTTCAATATGATAACAAAAGCACTTTTAGCCGTAACCCTTTTTCTGATATTCGGCTGCTCCGGAAATTCTGAACAAACGAAGGAGCAAACGACGGAAGTTAAGTCAACCCAAGTTGCTGCATATAGCTGTCCAATGCAATGTGAAGGTGACAAAACCTATTCTGACAGCGGCAAATGTCCGGTTTGCAAAATGGAGTTACAGGAAGTGGCGTTCCAGGGCGCAGACTCCGTAAAACACCAGCATTAATAATCAAAAATTAAACAACAGAAATTATGAAAACAACCATTCTTTCACTGATTACGATCCTGTTCTTAGGGATCAATACAGTATTTGCCTCGGGGGAGGACAGGGAGGTAAAAATAAAGACTTCGGCTGTGTGCGAAATGTGCAAAGCGCGCATTGAGCGCAATCTCGGACTTTCAAAAGGCGTGAAAGGATCCAATTTAAACCTTGACGATAAGGTAATTACAGTTAAATACAACCCGAACAAAACCACGCCTGAGGCAATCAAAGCGACGATCATAAATACTGGTTACGACGCTGATAACCAGCTCGCAAACCAGAAAGCGCACGATAAACTTCCAAGCTGCTGCCGCAAAACCGCCGCACCGCATTAATTACTACAATCACTTCGTCATGGAATATAACAAACTAAGAAACCTGGCCATTCTCGGTCTGGGAATGGCCGCTTTTCCTGTACTAGGACAGCACGAGCACCATCAGCAGCCCGCAAAGGATACCACAAACCATGAAATGCACGAAAAAAAGGCAGATCATGGCGGGATGGACCATAGCAAAATGCAGCACGGTGAAATGCAGCCCGCGCACCTAATGACGCATAGCTTTTCGCTCACTCTGCCGATGACGCGCAACGGATCGGGTACCGGCTGGCAGCCCGACGCCACGCCGATGTACGCTTACATGAAGCATAGTGACAAATGGAACTACATGCTGCACGGGAGCATTTTCCTGCGCTATACTTCCCAAAATTTTAACAATAAAAATAAGAAAGGGGCCGACGCAAAATTCAGCGCGCCAAACTGGGTAATGGGTATGGCCCAGCGCCAGGTAGGTAAAAACGGGCTGCTGAACCTGCGGGCGATGGTTTCGGTAGACAAGCTTGTCGACGGAGGCGCAGGATACCCGCTGCTTTTTCAATCTGGCGAGAGCTGGAACAATGTCCCACTAGTCGATCGCCAGCATCCTCACGACCTCATTTCCGAACTTTCTGTGGCTTATACGCAGCGGATCAATGAAAAACTGGACCTGACAATTTACGCGGGATACCCGGGCGAGCCCGCACTCGGCCCGACCGCATTTATGCACCGGATGTCTGCATTCAACAACCCTGACGCGGTTTTGGGCCACCATTGGCAAGATGCCACACACATTACATTTGGCGTGGTAACTGCGGGAGTGCGTTACGGGATGTTCAAGCTGGAAGGATCTTCCTTTACCGGGCGCGAGCCTGATGAAAACCGGTTCGATTTCGACAAACCGCGTTTCGATTCTTACAGTTACCGCCTGCTGTTTAATCCTTCTGCAAACTTTGCTTTTCAGGCCAGCCGGGCATTTATCAAAAGTCCCGAGCGGCTGCATGCACACGACGATGTGACCCGCACTACCGCCTCCGTGCAGCACAGCGCGCAGCTGGGTGGCGAGAACAAATGGATTTCGTCGACGGTGCTTTGGGGCCAGAACTCCGGTAGCCACAAAGGGAATTCCTATCTCGCAGAGTCGAATCTGCAACTTAATAAATGGGCGGTTTATGGCCGGTTTGAAAACGTTCAGAAAAGTTTTAATGATTTATTAGAGGCAGGAAGTGATATTCCGGAGTATTCAACCAAAGAGTCGATCTCCGCATTTACCCTGGGCATTAACAGGCAGCTTTTCTCTTTTGCAAATACGCTGGTCCAGGCTGGCGGGCAGGTCAGCTATCACCATGTTAAAGAAAGCAATTCCTATTTCAGGAATGCTTATGGCAAAAATCCGATGTCAGGCCAGGTATATCTGCGGCTTACTCCCGGTTTGATGAAAATGTAGATTATTGCGCTTCTCTGCATTTACGGGCTGCATTTTATTAGTTTTGCCAAAATTCAAAAACATCACAGTGGCCTGGTATCACAGTTATTTTAAAGGTTTGCCCCAAGTTGCCTGGAAACTTCACCAGGACGAAGAATATACCGATTTTGAAGTTGATTTCCTGCGGGATGTACTGGAACTGAAAGAAGGTAGCCAGGTGCTGGATATCCTGTCAGGCTACGGTCGCCACGCGCTTCCGCTGGCGGAAGCGGGCTGTGAAATGACCTGCATTGATATTTCCGTGGAGTATTGCGATGAGCTTACGAAAGTAAAAACAAAGCGAAAGCTGCCGGTTCATGTAGTTTGCGGCGATGTCCTGGAAACTGATTTCGGCCAGGGGAAATTTGATACGGCTTATTGTCTGGGCAACAGCCTTAGCTTCTTCCCAAGGCAGGATATGCTCGGGTTTTTCGGCAAAATAGCTGCGGCTGTGAAACGAGGCGGTCACGTCGCATTGCATACCGAAAACCTGGCGGAAAGTATCCTGCCAAACTTTCAGGTCCGCAACTGGATGCCCGTCGGAGATGATATTTATTACCTAGCAGAAAATGAATATCGCCCAGAAGAAGGATGCATTGAGGCGCAGCAGACATTTATTTCGGACTCCCAAAAAGTGACCCATACTGTGTACCAGTACATTTATACGCTGGCCGAAATCTCCGCAATGCTCGAATCGGTTGATTTAAAGGTAGTCGGTACTTTTGGAAATCTCGAAGCCGATCCGTTTGGATTGGGCGACGAGCAGCTCTATCTGATTGCAGTGAAAAAATAATTTAATGTGGCAATTTAGGGCGTAGCAAACCGTAAGTCCACGTACCCGCGATCGCGCTGAGCAATGTGACGATCACAGCCAGGTATCCGCTGCCGATCTGCGCGAAGAGTGGCCCGGGGCAGGCGCCGGTAATCGCCCAGCCAATGCCGAACATCAGTCCACCATATATCTGCCCTTTTTGAAAAACCTTGTCCTGAATATGCACAATTTCCCCTGACAAGGTTTTGATATTCAGTTTTTTAATTAAAAAAACAGACACCAACCCGACTATCACAGCAGAGCCGATCACGCCGTACATGTGGAACGAATCAAGGCGGAACATTTCCTGAATGCGAAACCAGGAGATGATCTCAGCCTTTACAAATACGACCCCGAAGAGTAGCCCAACGACCAAATATTTGACCTTTCCGGTAAACGATTCGTCAGCTCGCTGCATATTGGCGCCATCGCCGCCTTCTGCCAGCGAAATATCCGGCCCCGACTGGTCTGTTGCAAATGGGCTGTTCTGTTTGTCCATTGTTAAGCTCCGTTTAAGATTACTTCACGATTTGCAGGAGTAAAGGCAATAGCAAATGTGTACATAAAAAGCCTCCTGCCATAAAACTGACCGTCGCTACGAGCGAAGGCCACTGCAAATTGGAAAGCCCCATAATGGCGTGGCCGGAAGTACAGCCGCCCGCATACCTTGTCCCAAAACCCACCAGAAATCCTCCCAGAACGAGAAATATCAATCCTTTAAGCGACATCATATAGTCTGTCGAAAAAATTTCCGCAGGCATTAATCCTGAAAAATCCGAAATTCCGAGCGGGATTAACGCAGCCTGCGTTTGTTCTGAAACGATCACCCGATCAGGGTTTGCCAGCAGGAAGGTCGCCAGAAATCCGCCCAATGCGATTCCTGCCACGAAAAACAGGTTCCATGCTTCTTTGCGCCAATTGTATTTAAAAAAAGAAATATTGGCCGGGATAATAGCCGCACACATATGCCGGAGCGAGGAGGATATACCAAATGACTTGTTTCCCAAAAGCAATAAAACCGGCACAGTAAGGCCGATCAGCGGCCCTGCGACATACCACGGCCAGGGCTGTCGCAATGTATTAAGTAGCTCGTTCATAACTTATGATTTTCTAAACCCCTTGCAGAACAGGCACTTCGGTTTTGGAAACTGCTCCAAAACCGCCTTCTATGTTGATAACCCCTTGTATTCCCCTTGATTTCAGGATCGAAGCGGCGACCATGGAACGGTAGCCGCCTGCACAGTGAATGTACAGGTTTTTGTCTTTTGGGAACTCTTCCATCAGGTCGTTGATATAATCAAGCGGCAGGTTTTTGGCGCCTTCAATATGTCCCGAAGCAAACTCGTCGGGTTTTCTTACGTCTATTACGTCGATTTCGCCTTTTTTGAAATCTTCTTCAAATTCATCTGCCGAAATTGAAGCAACCGAATCAATTTCCTTCCCGGATTCTGCCCAGGTTTTGAAACCGCCGTTCAAATAGCCGATGGTATGGTCATAACCCACTCTCGCAAGTCTGGTAATCACTTCTTCCTCCCTGCCCGGCTCGGTGACTATCAAGAGGTTCTGTTTTAAATCGGGCACCAACGCTCCTACCCACGGTGCAAAGCTTCCATCGATCCCGATATTGATAGAATTCGGGATAAAACCTTTCGCAAAATCTGCCGCTTTTCTGGTATCCAGGATCAACGCTCCCGTATTGTTGGCTTTTGCTTCAAACGCTTCCGCAGACAAGGCCTGATCGCCACGTTCGAGCACATCGTCTATACTTTCGTAGCCATCGCGGTTCATTTTTACGTTTTTGGGGAAATACTGCGGCGGCTCGGCCAGGCCGGCAGTTACCTCCCTAACAAATTCCTCTTTGGTCATATCCGCACGCAAAGCGTAGTTAAAGCGCTTTTGATTGCCCAGTGTATCGGAAGTTTCCTTACTCATATGCTTGCCGCAAGCCGATCCTGCACCATGTGCAGGGTATACAATCACATCATCCGGCAATGGCATCACCTTATTCCGCAAACTATCGAAAAGCATTCCCGCCAGATCGTCCATGGTCAGATCGCCTTTTTGAGCCAAATCAGGCCGGCCTACGTCACCTATAAAAAGCGTATCCCCACTAAACAACGCAACCGGTTTACGGTCTTTATCCAGGAGCAGGTAGCAAGTGGATTCGAGTGTGTGCCCGGGGGTGTGCAGGACTTTCATAAATATTTCGCCTAACTGAAACTCCTCGCCGTCTTTGGCAATATGTGCTTTGAAACCTGTATTTGCGCCGGGCCCGTAAATAATGGGCGCGCCTGTTTTTT
This Dyadobacter sp. UC 10 DNA region includes the following protein-coding sequences:
- a CDS encoding MBL fold metallo-hydrolase; the encoded protein is MKIEQIYTGCLAQGAYFIVSNGEAAVIDPLREVEPYIRKAGQTGATIKYVFETHFHADFVSGHLDLSEKTGAPIIYGPGANTGFKAHIAKDGEEFQLGEIFMKVLHTPGHTLESTCYLLLDKDRKPVALFSGDTLFIGDVGRPDLAQKGDLTMDDLAGMLFDSLRNKVMPLPDDVIVYPAHGAGSACGKHMSKETSDTLGNQKRFNYALRADMTKEEFVREVTAGLAEPPQYFPKNVKMNRDGYESIDDVLERGDQALSAEAFEAKANNTGALILDTRKAADFAKGFIPNSINIGIDGSFAPWVGALVPDLKQNLLIVTEPGREEEVITRLARVGYDHTIGYLNGGFKTWAESGKEIDSVASISADEFEEDFKKGEIDVIDVRKPDEFASGHIEGAKNLPLDYINDLMEEFPKDKNLYIHCAGGYRSMVAASILKSRGIQGVINIEGGFGAVSKTEVPVLQGV
- a CDS encoding YeeE/YedE family protein; the protein is MNELLNTLRQPWPWYVAGPLIGLTVPVLLLLGNKSFGISSSLRHMCAAIIPANISFFKYNWRKEAWNLFFVAGIALGGFLATFLLANPDRVIVSEQTQAALIPLGISDFSGLMPAEIFSTDYMMSLKGLIFLVLGGFLVGFGTRYAGGCTSGHAIMGLSNLQWPSLVATVSFMAGGFLCTHLLLPLLLQIVK
- a CDS encoding heavy metal-binding domain-containing protein, producing the protein MITKALLAVTLFLIFGCSGNSEQTKEQTTEVKSTQVAAYSCPMQCEGDKTYSDSGKCPVCKMELQEVAFQGADSVKHQH
- a CDS encoding helix-turn-helix domain-containing protein, with amino-acid sequence MKLYIKNMVCDRCKRVVREELTGLGLELLSVGLGEVETVGEIEAQKLTEVRAVLESNGFELLDDRRLALVEHMKTLIIEEIQNLKGQKPSQMNFSDFLSEKMGYEYSYLSTLFSSETGQTIEQYIIAQKVEKLKEWLSYNELTLSEMAWRLSYSSTAHLSNQFKKVTGMTPGEFKKSAMTRKTLDAIGN
- a CDS encoding DUF6691 family protein; its protein translation is MQRADESFTGKVKYLVVGLLFGVVFVKAEIISWFRIQEMFRLDSFHMYGVIGSAVIVGLVSVFLIKKLNIKTLSGEIVHIQDKVFQKGQIYGGLMFGIGWAITGACPGPLFAQIGSGYLAVIVTLLSAIAGTWTYGLLRPKLPH
- a CDS encoding heavy-metal-associated domain-containing protein; the protein is MKTTILSLITILFLGINTVFASGEDREVKIKTSAVCEMCKARIERNLGLSKGVKGSNLNLDDKVITVKYNPNKTTPEAIKATIINTGYDADNQLANQKAHDKLPSCCRKTAAPH
- a CDS encoding class I SAM-dependent methyltransferase, which translates into the protein MPKFKNITVAWYHSYFKGLPQVAWKLHQDEEYTDFEVDFLRDVLELKEGSQVLDILSGYGRHALPLAEAGCEMTCIDISVEYCDELTKVKTKRKLPVHVVCGDVLETDFGQGKFDTAYCLGNSLSFFPRQDMLGFFGKIAAAVKRGGHVALHTENLAESILPNFQVRNWMPVGDDIYYLAENEYRPEEGCIEAQQTFISDSQKVTHTVYQYIYTLAEISAMLESVDLKVVGTFGNLEADPFGLGDEQLYLIAVKK
- a CDS encoding TonB-dependent receptor — protein: MKTYLAALLCLLTISASAQRITGSVNEQVPNSTRLSPISGANVYWAGTTQAASTDTSGRFIIPRSAQSNLLVVTFVGFKNDTIKVTGESELQVVLQNDQTLDEVTVRSGAGSIDRLSPHQTEIITTRALAKAACCNLSESFETNASISVSYSDAVTGSKQIQMLGLSGTYIQTSVENIPSLRGLASTFGLNFIPGTWVQSIDIGKGAGSVVNGYESMTGQINVELQKPDTEEKLYLNTYVNNFGRAELNLNLAHQINKKWSTSLLTHGSTLKNRIDKNGDNFLDLPLYSQINAINRWKYQDEKWMAQFGVKALAEDRMGGQQDFKREMRGSTDVYGFGAKINRYEFFSKIARLFPEQPYKGLGLIVNASVHDSKSYFGVNNYDGKQKTIYANLIYQSIIGNTNHAYKTGLSYLLDNYDERYRNLSLVRNESVPGAFFEYTYNNLDKFVLVAGGRVDFHNLYGTQWTPRLHLKYSLTDQTTLRASVGTGFRVSNPLAEYYGNLVSSREVFFREPIRPEKSWNYGASLTQDFTIGDMKGNLIVDYYRTNFENQLVADLEDPRFIRFYNLEGKAFANSFQSEVNLTPIKRFELKLAYRLFDVKQSIRNLYDQNVLLPRMMVSRDRVLFNAGYALPYDKWKFDFTVQWNGKKRIPYMGSVPDHHVPDNLNSTIAPSFYNLNAQITRTFPKWDVYLGGENLANFRQKNPIIGADQPFGEHFDAGMAWGPVVGRMIYAGLRYKIIR